A window of the Salegentibacter mishustinae genome harbors these coding sequences:
- a CDS encoding Lrp/AsnC family transcriptional regulator — MQIDELNWAILTRLQENARYSFAEIGREIGLSSPAVAERVKKMEDAGIIKGYKTQISYHQTGHQLKAIITLRAFMGRLKPFLEKVKEFKEVSNCYRITGNENIIMEVVLRDQAHLEEFIDKLITYGETKTHIVLSQVVEFAPINKNATKLS, encoded by the coding sequence ATGCAAATTGATGAACTTAACTGGGCTATTTTAACTCGCTTGCAAGAAAACGCCAGGTACTCTTTTGCGGAAATTGGCAGGGAGATAGGATTAAGCTCACCGGCTGTGGCAGAAAGGGTGAAGAAAATGGAAGATGCCGGAATTATAAAAGGCTATAAAACTCAAATCTCTTATCATCAAACCGGCCATCAATTAAAAGCTATAATAACTCTTCGGGCTTTTATGGGAAGATTAAAACCCTTTCTTGAAAAGGTAAAGGAATTTAAAGAGGTTAGTAATTGCTATCGTATTACGGGAAATGAAAATATTATTATGGAAGTCGTTTTAAGAGACCAAGCTCATCTAGAAGAATTTATAGACAAACTTATCACTTATGGCGAAACCAAAACCCATATTGTACTGTCTCAGGTGGTAGAATTTGCACCAATAAATAAAAATGCCACAAAATTATCTTAA
- a CDS encoding DUF1328 domain-containing protein, translated as MRKYSTLFLIVAALTGAIGFSGLNFAGIEVVRVLFLIFADLLVVSLVARLFFRDDNLRLQRVKK; from the coding sequence ATGAGAAAGTATAGTACATTATTCCTAATCGTTGCGGCTTTAACCGGTGCGATAGGATTTTCCGGATTAAATTTTGCCGGTATTGAAGTAGTGAGGGTGTTGTTTTTAATCTTTGCAGATTTACTTGTAGTCTCGTTAGTTGCCCGTCTTTTCTTTAGAGATGACAATCTTAGACTACAACGCGTTAAAAAATAA